A section of the Methanosarcina mazei S-6 genome encodes:
- a CDS encoding inorganic phosphate transporter, with protein MDLLVIAIILAGLYMAWNIGANDLANAMGTSVGTGALTIKQVIIIAAVFEFLGAVVFGNRVTSTIAKGIVPIDMISSIHPDIVVLGMLASILAASFWVTLATFYNLPVSTSHSIVGSVLGFGLIAAYNGIISFSDIHWTVLLKIIASWFISPALGAILAFLIFSIIRSLYLHRASDMPAVEKKFLFLQIITGCYIAFAHGSNDVANAVGPLSAALNVLGVTGTGAPIWVLVMGGLGMVIGMATWGYKVVETIGSKITELTPTRGFSAQFATASVVLLHSYSSLPISTTHTLVGSVIGVGLAGGLAAVDLGVIWRIISSWIATVPIAALTSAIIFVGLEVIF; from the coding sequence ATGGATTTACTTGTCATAGCAATTATACTTGCAGGCTTATACATGGCCTGGAACATAGGGGCAAACGACCTCGCAAATGCTATGGGGACTTCAGTCGGAACGGGTGCCCTGACAATAAAGCAGGTCATTATTATTGCCGCTGTGTTTGAGTTCCTGGGTGCCGTGGTCTTCGGAAACCGGGTTACCTCAACAATTGCAAAGGGGATTGTTCCTATTGATATGATCAGCAGCATTCATCCGGATATCGTGGTTCTGGGGATGCTGGCCTCGATTCTTGCCGCAAGTTTCTGGGTAACTCTAGCAACTTTTTATAACCTCCCCGTCTCAACCAGCCATTCCATTGTCGGTTCTGTGCTCGGTTTCGGGCTGATTGCAGCCTATAACGGAATTATCTCTTTTTCTGATATTCACTGGACTGTCCTTCTGAAAATCATTGCCAGCTGGTTTATATCTCCGGCTCTTGGTGCGATTCTTGCGTTTCTGATATTCTCTATAATAAGGAGCCTTTACCTCCACAGGGCTTCGGATATGCCTGCAGTTGAGAAAAAATTCTTATTCTTACAGATCATAACTGGCTGTTATATCGCATTTGCGCACGGGTCAAACGATGTAGCAAACGCTGTAGGTCCTCTCTCTGCCGCACTTAACGTACTGGGAGTAACAGGAACCGGAGCCCCAATATGGGTACTTGTAATGGGCGGCCTCGGCATGGTAATAGGCATGGCAACCTGGGGCTATAAAGTGGTTGAGACCATAGGGTCAAAAATCACGGAACTCACCCCAACACGCGGCTTTTCCGCACAGTTTGCAACTGCATCGGTTGTTCTGCTTCACAGTTACAGTTCTCTCCCTATTTCGACCACTCACACTCTTGTAGGTTCGGTAATTGGCGTGGGACTTGCAGGAGGGCTTGCAGCCGTTGACCTTGGCGTGATATGGAGGATTATTTCTTCCTGGATAGCAACAGTCCCCATAGCTGCCCTTACATCGGCAATAATTTTTGTGGGGCTCGAGGTGATATTTTGA
- a CDS encoding IS630-like element ISMma9 family transposase (programmed frameshift), with protein MIKYTVTLTEDERRSLCELASKGKHNSQQILNALILLNCDKSELNVSHSTNEEISRVLNISMKKIDRVKKRFVEEGLEVALNGKESERIYNKKVDGDLEAHLVALSCSQPPEGFARWSLRLLADKAVELGYFEEISHETVRRTLKKNEIKPWQRKQWVIPPEQNSSFVANMEMVLDVYKRPFDPRNPVVCMDESPKQLIAETRIPIPCSTGKPEKYDYEYKRNGMCNIFLACEPLTGKRMVKITERKTKRDWAYFLEEIEVQHENADKITLVMDNLNTHIPGSLYETFPPPKAKALWDRFEFVYTPKHGSWLNMAEIELNVLTGQCLKRRMDNIEFVRKEVLAWQNYRNNKNSKVKWQFTTDDARIKLSRLYPTIED; from the exons ATGATTAAATATACTGTGACACTTACCGAAGATGAACGTAGATCTCTTTGTGAACTTGCTTCAAAGGGAAAACATAACTCTCAACAAATTCTCAATGCTCTGATTTTGCTTAATTGCGATAAAAGTGAATTGAATGTTAGCCATTCAACCAATGAAGAAATCTCACGTGTCCTGAATATTAGTATGAAAAAAATTGACCGTGTTAAGAAGAGATTTGTTGAAGAAGGTCTTGAAGTTGCCCTTAACGGGAAAGAAAGCGAGCGCATTTATAATAAAAAAGTTGATGGTGATCTTGAAGCCCATTTAGTCGCCCTTAGTTGCAGTCAACCCCCTGAAGGTTTTGCAAGATGGTCGTTAAGATTATTAGCCGATAAGGCTGTAGAACTTGGTTATTTCGAGGAAATTTCTCACGAAACAGTACGCCGTACTTTAAA AAAAAACGAAATCAAACCCTGGCAAAGGAAACAATGGGTAATTCCTCCAGAACAAAACAGTAGCTTTGTTGCGAATATGGAAATGGTTCTGGACGTTTATAAACGTCCATTTGATCCACGAAATCCTGTTGTGTGTATGGACGAATCCCCAAAACAATTGATTGCAGAAACCCGGATCCCTATCCCCTGCTCAACAGGGAAGCCAGAAAAGTACGATTATGAATACAAGCGAAATGGAATGTGCAATATATTCCTTGCCTGTGAACCGTTGACAGGGAAAAGAATGGTAAAGATCACTGAAAGAAAAACAAAGAGAGATTGGGCTTATTTTCTCGAAGAAATAGAAGTTCAACATGAAAATGCAGATAAAATTACGTTAGTAATGGACAATCTAAACACGCACATACCTGGATCTCTCTACGAAACATTTCCACCACCAAAAGCAAAGGCGCTATGGGACAGATTTGAGTTCGTCTACACGCCAAAACATGGAAGCTGGTTGAACATGGCAGAGATTGAACTGAATGTACTTACAGGTCAATGTTTAAAAAGGAGAATGGATAACATCGAGTTTGTCAGAAAAGAAGTTTTGGCATGGCAAAATTACAGAAACAACAAAAATTCAAAGGTTAAATGGCAATTTACAACAGATGATGCAAGGATAAAATTGTCACGTCTTTATCCGACTATTGAGGATTGA
- a CDS encoding phosphoribosyltransferase, translated as MFKNRKDAGEKLAQALEKYREEHPVVLAIPRGGVEVGLQVSKRLGTDFCLVIARKLPFPDNPEAGFGAVAENGSTVIIENAGYWLAGETVERIKKEQIAEIERRINALRGGKPLPDIAGRTVILVDDGIAMGSTMRAAIELCRNKKAKKLWLPYQ; from the coding sequence ATGTTCAAAAACCGTAAAGATGCAGGGGAGAAGCTGGCTCAAGCTCTTGAAAAATACAGGGAAGAACACCCTGTAGTTCTTGCCATTCCGCGCGGAGGAGTTGAAGTGGGACTTCAGGTTTCGAAAAGGCTGGGAACTGACTTTTGCCTTGTAATTGCAAGGAAACTGCCTTTTCCTGACAATCCTGAAGCCGGATTCGGAGCGGTTGCCGAGAACGGCAGCACGGTTATTATTGAAAATGCAGGTTACTGGCTCGCCGGAGAAACTGTTGAACGGATCAAAAAAGAACAGATCGCGGAAATAGAAAGACGCATAAATGCCCTGAGAGGGGGAAAGCCTCTACCTGATATTGCAGGAAGGACAGTCATCCTGGTTGATGACGGAATTGCTATGGGCTCCACCATGAGGGCAGCCATAGAACTCTGCAGGAATAAAAAGGCAAAAAAATTGTGGTTGCCGTACCAGTAG